Sequence from the bacterium genome:
AGATTAATGGTTCTTTTGGTTGTTACTGCTTTACTGGTAAATGGTAAAACAATCAATGCTCAGTCTATTCAAGACAGCAAGAAAAAGATTGGAGTTGTCGTAACTATACTTCCTCTGGCTGATTTTGTAGAGAACATAGGGAAAGATAAAGTTGATGTGTCTGTTATGATTCCTCCGGGCGGGAACCCCCATACTTATGAACCAACTCCAAGTCAGTTAAAACAGGTAAGCCAAGCGCAAATGTATGTGAAAGTGGGCTCAGGGGTTGAATTTGAATTAGCCTGGATGGATAAACTCGCTTCTTTAAACAAGAATATGCTTATTTGCGATAGTTCAGAAGGTATTAGATTGATAGAGATGACGGAGCACCATCATGAGGAAAATGAAGGACATCATCGTGGCAGAGATCCACATATTTGGCTTTCTCCAGTTAATGCGATGCTGATGGTAACAAGCATTAAAAATGCTCTTATTGAAATCGACTCAGGGAACAAAGAATTTTATACTCATAATGCACAGGAGTTCATCTTAAGGCTAGACAATCTTAATAAAGAATTCGGAGATAAGCTTTCTGCATTAAAAAACAGGTCTTTTGTTGTTTTTCATCCTGCATGGGGCTATTTTGCTGCTGATTATGGTTTAAAGCAAATACCGATTGAAGTTGAAGGCAAAGAACCTACTGCTAAAGAATTGACTCAACTAATAAAGGAAGCGAAAAAATGTAAC
This genomic interval carries:
- a CDS encoding zinc ABC transporter substrate-binding protein; amino-acid sequence: MKRLMVLLVVTALLVNGKTINAQSIQDSKKKIGVVVTILPLADFVENIGKDKVDVSVMIPPGGNPHTYEPTPSQLKQVSQAQMYVKVGSGVEFELAWMDKLASLNKNMLICDSSEGIRLIEMTEHHHEENEGHHRGRDPHIWLSPVNAMLMVTSIKNALIEIDSGNKEFYTHNAQEFILRLDNLNKEFGDKLSALKNRSFVVFHPAWGYFAADYGLKQIPIEVEGKEPTAKELTQLIKEAKKCNIKVVFSSPQFSKKSAEVIAKEINGKVVFMDPLAKNYIENLHKVVDAFTQSLK